Within Plasmodium coatneyi strain Hackeri chromosome 14, complete sequence, the genomic segment ACTCGGTGGGTTCAATCCATGCAGGGTATTCTGTGTGTTGGCGTTATTTGCGCTATTATTGCTGTTCGCTACACTGGCGGCATTCTGGGAAATGTGGCTATTTTTGGAGAGTTTACTTCCTCTGCCACCCCTCCCCCTGGGGTTGCCGCTGGTGTTGCTCACGCCTGCGGACATGATGTTGGTTCTCCTTCCGTTCTCGCACTACCTGTATGCATATGCTGATTTGACGATGGGTCTGCGAACACAAAAGTATACCTAACCAGCGGGGCACGAGTGGATAGCCCACTTTGTGTGTGCATCTATAtgtaacataaaaattgGTATCCCATTTGGTTAAAATTTGCCCTCATATGGTTCGATACTCTGTTGGtatgtgcacaaaatgggggaggtATTTTatctgaacaaaaaaaaaaaaaaaaaaaattgcaaaagagATGGGCCAAAAAAAGATGTATTTCGTTAAATAACTTTTGCATGGATCATTcatagatttttttttttttccacctatGATTGGCCATCACTTTGGATGAGAAAAAGTTTGAATCCTTCAggtgttcttttctttttttcttacgtGATGGCGATTTTTTGGGAGAATGCCCAATTGGTGGTATGCTCTCGAAAGGGCTGCTTCGTGTAGACCGTTTTTATGACAATAGGTAAAAATAGCTTTCAGAAAAacgtttcttcttttaggtAATTACACGATGTTATGTCCTACGATGTATTATCCTCCTTTTGTGCACTTTTTGTAGCTGCCACAAACGTTCCACCAGCATGCTTGTCGTATTGAAGaagtgccatttttttttttttatcttacacacaaaggggggaatttttttttttttttttttgaaaaatcgTCATGAAGCATAAATGTGAATTCCTtgtagttaaaaaaaaaaaaaaaaaaaaattgcacttgCGAGGGGGTACATGCTCATATATGCAAAAActtaagtatatatatatatattttacccTACACATTCGTATGaatatgcaaatttttatcATTCATCATCACTCCTATGGACGTAAGAAGTTCaatcttttttattcctacttttactttttcataATGTTTTCTTAGTGGTAATTTTGTGTGGTAAGACAATGTGAGCGTCTTTCCCCTTGAAATGTTCAGCTTTTGGGTAGTCACCACAACGTGAAGGTTTATGTATAAATGCGGGGCGCATAGGTTAGgcgtgaaaataaaaaagaacggtACGACTCGCGCAGGTGACTGTGTAGGCGACTAAATGTATGAACAGCTACGACTTCTAAAACGGGGAAGCAGCAAAATTGCGGGAATTCACAAAACCGTTATAACCCCTGTCCTGGGGGTGACAAAACGAAATGGAATACATACACCATTTTTTgaattcgcaaaaaaaaaaaaaaaaatttttttcgcgtTGTGAGTCGATGTACATGCAGGTGCCTCCCCCTTCGAGGTTCTTCACCCCACATGGGATCCTATCAGGGGTAGTTCATTTTGAGAATATTTTGCTTGcttgtttgttcttttttttttttttttcttcttcttaagATGCTTCCTTTGCGGGTGAATAAAGTATAATCCGTTAAGAGCATAGCCGGTGTGTACAGCTGACCCGTTCTTCGatgttattccttcttcacctCCGTGTTTAAATAATTCAGAAGAGAATCATTGGTTGGCTGAAACGACTTGGCTCCCTTTTTCCAGTTAATTGGACACACATCACCAGTTTTATCCACATGAATAATCGAATCTATTGTCCGTAAAACTTCATCTACACTTCTTCCAAGAGGTAAATCATTAACCGTTTGGTGTCTAACCTTACCTTGTAAGTCGATTATAAATAACCCCCTCAATGCGAAAGAATTCTCGTACAAtacattatacatttttgatatttctttatttatatcTGACACTAGTGTAAAGTTGACATTGcctattcctcctttttcaatgggcatatttttccatGCCAAATGGCTGTATACGGAGTCTACTGATATTCCTAACAACtccacatttttctcctcaaaCGATTTTACATGCTTATTAAATTCGATTATTTCCGTTGGACATACAAAGGTGTAATTTAAGGGGTAAAACAGCAAGCAGCAATACTTTTTTCCAATGTAGGAAGATAACTGCACATTTATAATTTCGTTGTTTTTGTTCAACGCCTGGGCCGTAAAGTCATGTGCTTGTTTCGTCACCAGAGAGAAGCTTCTCCTGGCCGTTTGAAACACACTGTTTCCCAATTTGTGTaaaattctcattttttattcctttatgaTACAAATAGGGGGGTTAGGGGCAGGGTGGAATAGCACAAAGGTAATTCGACTCACTCAAGTGATGTTATAATTTTGTTGCAACGTTTGTACCTGCAAATATGTATGCGTTTTTGTATGGCTTACTAAGCGATGGAAGGAGGTTATTTTCCTTTGGATCTCTTAATTTAATTCGACTGAACACTAGTTCACACAGTTCGATTTGCATGTAAAAAAGGTGTACTTCACATCGTAGTaccagaaaaagaaaaagaataaaatttcaaaatggaGCACAGGCCAAGCTGCACCATTTAAACATTCTCCCATACGTGCACATGGGGCACAATATTGCGTTTCCGCAGCACGTAGTGAAAAACCAAACTGAGTTAACCCGCTGGGGTGCAAAATTAACTCCGCTGCCAATAAATGCGTGTGGAAGTGAATAGTGAGGTGCTTATTTTATGTCCCTCTCTTTCTTCATctgctttttcccccttctttttgcaCACCTGCTAAGCGATTATAAGAAGATATAGGCCCTTTTGCGAGGCAGCTTCATTGAACCCTTAATACCGTTTACGAGGAATTCAAAAGTGTTGGGGGAAAATCTTCGAacgtaaaaaagaatggacCCCCCACTTCACATTTGTACGGACGAAACGACGAACACACACCGAATCTGTAAAACCGACGATTGACGTTTAAA encodes:
- a CDS encoding Thioredoxin peroxidase — its product is MRILHKLGNSVFQTARRSFSLVTKQAHDFTAQALNKNNEIINVQLSSYIGKKYCCLLFYPLNYTFVCPTEIIEFNKHVKSFEEKNVELLGISVDSVYSHLAWKNMPIEKGGIGNVNFTLVSDINKEISKMYNVLYENSFALRGLFIIDLQGKVRHQTVNDLPLGRSVDEVLRTIDSIIHVDKTGDVCPINWKKGAKSFQPTNDSLLNYLNTEVKKE